Genomic DNA from Garra rufa chromosome 22, GarRuf1.0, whole genome shotgun sequence:
AGCATGTCTAAACcatttccatataatggatttctgtACAACAGTCTCTAAAGAGACACACCAGTAGTAGTAGTAAAAAAGCAACTTGAGCTATACTACTCTTGTCTCTTTCTTACATATGTATGTGCTTGTGTGTATGATGTGTGTAAAGATTCATCTTAACATGTTTATAAGGACACGGTTAGTGAACGAGactgtctgtgcatgttttgtagGGTTGATGAGGATGAGGAAATCATTGTTAAAGCGATGACTGATTACTGGGTTGTTGGAAAGAAGTCTGATCAGAGGGAGCTGTACGTCATTTTGAACCAGAAGAATGCCAACCTGATTGAAGTCAATGGTATGTAAACATTAACTGACCAACATTGATATTGAGGTGATATAATGGTATAAAGTTATTAAAATGTACTAGTTAACTTTTAATCacagtttaaatttaaatgacCTAAACTCTCACCAAGATTCTGTTTGTGTTACAGAGGAAGTGAAAAGGCTGTGTGCAACAcaattcaataatatttttttcttggacTGAAGAGATATGATGGGCATGGACTACTTCACTACACTAAAACTGTCAACTGTTCAGGTTTTACTGACAGCATCAGTGTAATGCAATAATTGCATTGTAAAAAAACGATTTTTCACATCATgcaattttttagatttttatttaatcTATACAGAAATGTGGTTGCTTCCttgtaattaattataaaatctgaattttaCTGTAATTATCTCTTTTCATTAGTTTGTATGTACATATTGTCATGTTTAAGTACCCATTAGCTATCCTCTCTTTTGTGTTTCATTCCCATTGTTCAGATTTGTTTTATTACTTACAGACACAATTAAGTTGACATTTAGGATATGAATCTGTCAAGCTATATTTTTCTCTTATTTTAAATGCCATCATGTCATCAGTATCGTGGTTTAAcacattatttcaaaataaatttcaGTTTTCATTACATGTAGGTTGCTGTTCTTGTTCAACTACACCTCAATCTTAAAACTATATCAAATTGAGACATGAGTTTTGTGACATGTATCTAAACTAGACGTTCCTTACATATAGCACTCTTATTTTCCATCTTTTATGTAACCTTTTTAAGAGATAAAAATACTTGATTAGGGTTTATAATAATTGTCATACTTATAATTTCGTGTTACAGCCATTCGTGTGAATGTTCCAAAATGAAACTGATTAACCTTACATGACTTAGGGAGAATATTATGTTAATTGCATCATACAAACCGTTGATTATATCCGCTGGACATCTGGTCAGGGTGATCCACCTTGACTTTTATCCTCAGCAAGAGGCTTAACGTTACCTTTCTGAACACTATCATTTAAAATTTCAGACAGAGCAGCGTGTAGcatatgtcatttatttatgtaattttggAATGTAACGGATTAGTTGTTTGTAATTGTGCCAAAAATAGAACTATCTTAATTTGAAATGTCCCAGACAGCTGATGAATTATGTAATAGCATCAATATGTATAGCACACAGCAGCGTCACAAGTGGGCGGTGCATTGACGTCATCTGAATTCAACCAATCAACGGAGGTTCCTGAATAGCAGAGCAGCCAATCAGAAGAGCAGGATTCACTTTTCAAAACCTGCCCGCCATCTTGCATGCTGTTCGCGTTAGGCAGGTAAACGTTTGTTTAGGgaatataaatattaatcattttgtgTGTGGATATAAAATTTTTCACTCCCGTAACCCACCTTAATATAAAGGTAAGAAACATTTCGATCTGTTGGATAACAAACGGTGTCAAACGTGGCCTCAACTTCCTACAAAATGTCATTGTGTACAACTGCAAAAGACGTAACACGTCTGGTTTGGTTTAGTTAGCATAATGTGATCATGTTTTGCTATGTTGAATCAGGCAAGATAAATTTTGAGTTTTATATGTCATACAAGTCGCACACATAAGTTTATAAAGTATTCAGTCAGGAATTAACGTTACATTTTTACAAGTGATATCAACACAATGCCAACTCTAAAGGCAGACATATGAGAAATCAAGAACTGTTTATTTCATAGAAACATCTCTTCTGCTTTAATTTctggttgtatttatttatttgtttgtttgtttgtttttaacaaaaaaaaacacattctgtGACTGCTCAGAGAATAAGATTTACATAAAGTCAAcatcaaataaatttaaaagtttatcaaaaaaaagttcaCAAAAAGTTATCGCAACATTATGTTTTTACCAGCAAAAAATAAGCTTTATGTTTGATAAGGCTGTTTATAGATAAGCTGTCCTAACTAAGCAGAAGTATAttgttttattacattaaaaCAGACCTAAGCCTATTTAAACActgtaaactgttttaaattatgtTCTTGTTGTGAAAACTCTTGTAGGATGGATTCTCGCTTCGCTCACCTGTATAAACGGGACAGCAGTGTCTCTATGATCCGGCTGAAGATGTCCAGACGCCGGTCTCAATCTCAGAAAGAGACCCGAGAGAAGATCCAGAACCTGCGCAGACACCTGGACCAGCTGCCGGAGATCGAGCTCTCAATGGATGCATCCAGTCTCATGGCCCCCCAATACAATGCACCAAAAACAAAGACAGCTAATGGTCaatatcatagtttttttttgtttgtttgttttgacatGGCCTTATTTTTATCTAGTTGTAATTGTATTAAACAGATGTAAATTCTGCTGCTGAGGAGAGAAAGAAGATGCTCGCTCGTTACAAAGAAAACAAGATGTTGCAGAAGGAAAAGGAAAAGCGGGAGAAAGAGAAGAAAGGTGTGTTTAAGGTCAGCCTGTATAAGCCACAGCCACTCGGGTATCTGCCTTCAAACACATCTGGACAAAGCAGAGGCAAGGTGAGCGATGGGAAGTGTGGTTAGATGAATCAATCTTAGATTTTAATAAAGAGTGTCTAATTTTCCATCTCATTCCCCATCATGACAGGTCACAGAAGCTAACCAGTCCACACGAGTGACCCGCTCAATGTTGCAGAATCAAAAGGTATCATCTAAAGGCCGAAGTGTCTAATTACCAATTAAATGACAGAAATAATCTGTTTTCAAAGAAGTTTCCCCAAACATACCCACATGTGACACTGGTCAACAAACAGGTAGACAGGGTccaaatttacagtattgcttGAACTAAAAAGCCCTGTGTTGGGCTGGTCAGGATGCTTAAACAATGTCCTACATAATAAGATTATTTTTTATGTACATTAGCTTtcaaaatgtttggggtcagtatgagATAtacataaaagtttacatacatcttgcagaatctgcaaaatgttaattatttgaccaaaataagaggtatcataaaaaaataacatgcattttgtatttagtactgacctgtataagatgtcacataaaagacgtttacatatagtgctcaagagaaaataagtttataaaaatgaccctgttcaaacgtttacataggcttgattcttaatactctgttgttacctcaatgatccacagctgttttttttttttttaatactgttgttcatgagtcccttgtttgtcctgaacaagtaaactgcctgctgttcttcagaaaaatccttcagattccAGTAATTCTTTAGTTTTACagctttgtgtatttgaaccctattCAACAATGacttattttgagatccatcttttcacactgaggacaactgggggacttgtatgcagctattacagaaggttcaaacgctcactgatgcttcagaaggaaaaacaatgcattaagagccaggggtgtaaacttttgaacagaacttttgatcttattttgtctaaatatgtttttcatttagtactgcccttcagaagctacagaagatacttacatgcaaGGCCTAAAATTAACACTGGACAATTGCCACGGTTGCGGTTCGGCATTGCGCTCCAGGAACGGTGCGTCATCAGTACAGCGATCGTTTCCACACCGAGTCTATCCCTGCGTCCCAATGTGCATGCTATCCACTCTATCTGCCCTAAATAGTATTGAAAATTACTACTATCATCGATAGTATGGAATGCATAGTATGCAGGGCACTTTTGCTATGctgaattaaaaatattactaaactattactttaaaaaatattaaatatgaaccTGGACTGCCTTGAAAATATAGTAATTACAccttaaatgcatataattaaaGTAACTGCTAGTTTTTGCAAAAATGGTTTCAtggctggtaaaaaaaaaaattgggctgGTGAATTTTCTCACGTCACCGgccattggcaggtgtggcaaaaagttagttttaggccctgattacaccataaatgcatataatcaAAGTAACTACCAGTTTTTGCAAAAAAGAGTTTTGTGGCTGGTAAAAAAAATTTGGGCTGGTGAATTTTCTCATGTCACCGGCCGTTGGCAGGTGTGGCAAATagttagttttaggccctgcttgcaTGTgtcccaaaaaacaaaaatgttaaatttaccctgatcttcaaattcaaacgttttcacccctggttctaaatgcattgtttcctttttAAGAAAATTGGAATAATTTcaaaaacgttttaaaaaaaaatattaccaaccccaaacttttgaacagtaatttttGTCAGTTTTGCCTTCATGGAAATAAATCAGTTTTGCCTTCATGGAAATAAATCTGTACATAATGACTAAAAATGTGccctttttttttgtattttttttttttcccattttaaatCATGTAAGCTTTGTTGCTTATTGTACCTCTGTTGTTATATTACAGCCATCGGTAGACAGACATGCTGCTCCAAAGAAAGGTTTGTTCTGCTTGTTTAACTTGTCAGGTTTTCATATTACCAAGTGCAATTCATACACATCAACAAACTGGTGCCTTCATGTTGTGTTAAACACTCTTTGTGTTCGTACAGTTGAAAATGTGTTGACCACCAGAGCTCCAGCCAAGACTACTTCAAAATCTGTGACTACCACCAAAACCAGAGCAGCTACAGGTAAATCTACTTACTTCATTTTAGGAATATATAAGAGATGCAGTTGGATGGTGAAGTTTgaggtaaacatttttttttgctcaCTACCATTCAAATATTTGAGGTTTGTAGGATTTAAAAATTATGTTTCTGAAAAGTCTTATGCTCTCCCAGGCTGTATTTATACAGAAATGTAGGAAAATATAGGACCCCATGAATTTGAGCCCCATGCAAagtataattgttttttattttacagtcgAACCACCTGTAAGAGCTCCAACCACACGATCAGCTGCTAAAACACCAGCAGCTGTGGTTAAACCAGTTACTGGTGAGTtttattgtaacattttaaacCGTGAGCTTTTCCAAAAGCTTTGCCTTTATTACTTTTATTGTGCTGTACTTGTGTTACATGCATGAAAGCAAAATTCTCTGATTTAGATTCAAGGGCTGCAAAAACAAGATCGACTGTTAAATGTCCTGTAGCGCCCTCTTCAGGCAGAGGGAAAGCCGTACAAGGTAATAAgcatagtttttttttccttcttgcaTATATTTGCATATTGTAAATGTATATTGTTTTCTATTGCCATAGTGTTGCTCAGAAAGCAGTAATGTTGCATCATTCTAGCATTATTGGATATTTAAAATGCATCATTAATCAGTGGATCTTACTGTCTTTCTCAGGGAACACAAAGCCAGTTATTGAAAACAAGGTAAGGCGATCTGTCATGTCTTTTTGGCATTAAAATTTTCTGAAAATTCCCAATTAAAATTTATGCTTGGGTATTTTTAGCCTGCTGAGAAAAAGGACACTGCAGCTGATTCTCAGAGACCTGAGAAAGAGGAACCCAAAGCATCTGCTGCCCCCTCATTTGCCCCTCAGGGATTCGTGTTCCAGCCTCCTGATGGTCTAAGGTCCTTTGAGCCCGCACCCCTCTCTCCAGGTTCAGCCAATGCCTTCCTCTCACCAAGGTATCTACTGAATTTATTCTAACCACCTACTTAATAATTCTATAATTTAAGGTGatctgaaatgtgttttttttttcatagcttTCTTTCTGATGCCAACATGGAGCCCACCTTCCCCTCTCCCCCAAAACCTGTTCTCTCTCCTCCTTCCCTTTCCTCCCCTCCACCACCTCTGTCAACTCCTCCACCAGATCATCCTGCCAACCCTCCTTCAGTGTCCTCTCCCCCTCCTGCTCCATCCTCACCTCAGCCGTCCACCTCTACAGCACCATCGCCTCCCATGGGCCCCTTGGAGCCTCAGCATGATGTTGCCTATTTCAGGTGAGACAGATCTCTACTAGGCTAACAGGCTTGTTATTATGTTGTAGTACGTTTATTAGTTATGCTTTAATAAtgcaccaaaataagagggactaatattcaactattacagaagattcaaacactcactggtgctccagaaggaaaaacatgcattaaaagctgtgggtgaaaactttttgaatttaaatgttcagggtaaatttaactttctTTGTatatgggaaacatgtaactatcttctgtagcctctgaagggcagtactaattgtgaaaaaatgatattttggcaaaataagaacaatgtACACAATGCCATTGTTCACAaattttcacccctggctcttaatttgTTCTtttaccttctggagcatcagtgagcgcttgaaacttctgtattagttgcatattagtccctcagttgtcctcaatgtgaaatgATGGCTCTCAAAAAcataatcattgttggaaagggtttaaatacacaaaaatgctggaaaaccaaagaatttgtgggacctgaaggatttttctgaagaacagctgccagtttaactgttcaggacaaacaagggactcatgaacaactatcactaaacaaaaaaacatgtggaGAATCAGGTaaaaacatagtattaagaatcaagagcaGATGAAAAGAACGATTGGATAGGGGATACGATTGGATCACCTAAAGGTTCCTAAaggttaataataattaaaaaaatgttaataattggTTACACAGAACTTTATTACGTTAATTTAGCACCATATACGacagcctacttgctgcacagtctaaaacttttgttagggcaccttATTTTGCAGGGCTTCCtaacaaggttaatttagttttgctcacatcagtgtttatatccaaactatgacctttaagcagaatattgctgtgataatattaacgactttgtatttgaaaagactgtttgtgaagctgttttgccaaaaagcttttttttttttttttttttttttttacataaacatgatgaccgcTATCTGTCAGCGGCAGTCCAAatatagatttgaatgttccggtaagtcttttcaaaggtttaaaagacatgaggaatcgttgttcatttacaaatgatcgcgtgggttttttaatttttgaatctctatcattattatttatttatttttatatttttggtcggtgttgaatctgtggcggtaggaatttaatctgtggcgcaccgctatgttcgtctatgtgtgggaaacactgcaACTGTATTTGAAAAAACTTCTGTAACATGTATTTACTGTCATTTGATTGGTGTAATGCATGCTTGCTGaataaagtgttaatttctttctttcaaaaaaccTTTCAATCTTTTGAACATTAGTgtgtttcattgtattttttgtttcaaTAGGGCAGTGATGGCCAGTGAGACTGAACGTTTGACTGAACTCTCTGTGCTGTGGGAGTCACGATTTGATGATACTTCCATCCCGGAGGAGAGTAAGTCTTTATTTTTGACCAGTATTTAATTTGAACCTTTCTTAACATAGTATTCTAACTAGGTTTTCCAGAAAGGCTGCCAACACTGAAAGTGAAAATGACACTATCATAGCTAATCATCATATTTTGGATAATTATACAGTTATGTGCTGTAAATATATTTTCTCCCTCTTCCTGCAGTGCAAGACCGGATGCGTACAGCTGTGGGCCAGGCCAGACTGTTGATGAAAGAGCGCTTCTGCCAGTTCAGTGGGTTGGTGGATGACTGCGACTTGGGCCGTGGAGAGAAAATAACAACCTGTACTGACTTGCAGGGTTTCTGGGAGATGGTGTACTTTCAGGTTGGATGATATTAACTTTCAAAAATGTTCAATTTATTTCCAAGCCTTGTTTAATTTtgtcttaatttactttgatctatttttaatAGGTGGAAGATGTTAACAAGAAATTTAATGCTTTGAAAGAGGCAGAAGCAAGAGAGTGGAAAGAGGAAGTCAAGCCTGTCGCCAGAAAAAGAGTGGCCAAAGTAAACAACACTATCAGCACCATCCTTTAGTCATGTTGCATTTTAAAGGGTTGATTTATGTAATTCTCATATCTGATTCTTTTATTCTACAGAAGCCTCCTGTTGTTGGAGGGAAGGCCGGAACAGGTGCCAGTGCTGCAGCTAAGAGTCGGCTGGCTGCTGTAAAGGCCGCCATGAGAGCAAAGCAGGCTGAACAGAAAGCCACTGAGACTTCAGACAACATCCAGGATGATTCAAGCTCTGTCCCTGCAGTCCCTGTTGTCACATTGGCTGCACAGACCGTTGTGTTTAATGGAGGCTTCTTCCAGGTGGAAAGTCCAGTCAAGCCATCAGGTAAGATCAAAACGCATGGGATATGAGATCCGATAACCGATTTAACAAGTTTCACTTGTACATGTGACCAGCTGTACATCCGATGTCTCAGAGCAGGTTTAATTCAACTTTTACAACTGCTGTGGtttaattaaaaacttaaaataaaagcgctataatcaaatatttaaaagcaaagaaatggtgttttcacgacacatcatcaatcggccatattggtggcactgaatgtaaactattccgctgaaccgaacgaaactcgcatattttgctgattattgctgctggaaATGGTAGGGCTGTAACGTCCCAGTCGATTAATTGGTCGATACGGTCTGGTTCGAcaaattctgattggtcgattttTTTTTGCCGCGCTCATTTCATCAGTTTGGCCGCGCTCATTTCATCAGGTGGAAAGCACTAATTGCTATTGGGGGTGTTTTCAGAGCACCCCTGTTTCACAGGTAACGGTCTGTTTTCAGAACACCcccattgttttcactttttttgGATTAGCCCAACCCACTGGAGAAGAGAGACAGATAAGTAGGCTTTAGCGGTTTGGAACACATATCAAAATACATCAGTCCTATTCTAACatgtcaacaacaacaaaaatcgaCAGTGTGGCagcattttgttaaaattaataaCGGGAAAAAGGTTGAATGCAAAGGTTGCAAGCAACAGTTTACCTTCCACAGCTCGACGACAAACATGACGTATCATCTGAAAGCGGTAAGCTAACTTGTCTGCGTTAGGTTGCCCTGTCTGTTTTT
This window encodes:
- the dlgap5 gene encoding disks large-associated protein 5, whose protein sequence is MDSRFAHLYKRDSSVSMIRLKMSRRRSQSQKETREKIQNLRRHLDQLPEIELSMDASSLMAPQYNAPKTKTANDVNSAAEERKKMLARYKENKMLQKEKEKREKEKKGVFKVSLYKPQPLGYLPSNTSGQSRGKVTEANQSTRVTRSMLQNQKPSVDRHAAPKKVENVLTTRAPAKTTSKSVTTTKTRAATVEPPVRAPTTRSAAKTPAAVVKPVTDSRAAKTRSTVKCPVAPSSGRGKAVQGNTKPVIENKPAEKKDTAADSQRPEKEEPKASAAPSFAPQGFVFQPPDGLRSFEPAPLSPGSANAFLSPSFLSDANMEPTFPSPPKPVLSPPSLSSPPPPLSTPPPDHPANPPSVSSPPPAPSSPQPSTSTAPSPPMGPLEPQHDVAYFRAVMASETERLTELSVLWESRFDDTSIPEEMQDRMRTAVGQARLLMKERFCQFSGLVDDCDLGRGEKITTCTDLQGFWEMVYFQVEDVNKKFNALKEAEAREWKEEVKPVARKRVAKKPPVVGGKAGTGASAAAKSRLAAVKAAMRAKQAEQKATETSDNIQDDSSSVPAVPVVTLAAQTVVFNGGFFQVESPVKPSGAVRRSCRTSAVSSSCVSKFSTPGKQCRSPAVSHASPLPCVSATPPRTHQPDVLAVSTPLRSAESLPQTPRAPQISPDHNQTTQVSPDTEPCSNRQLNFDLSSTCTQNTQPENSPVAQSHDSPSQSELPVDSSEPQHEERIPEFMLSPPSHEEPQENISCEVSEERLHVQPKADAGLDSLSQDSSHTSSEPVEAETVCAPASLTLVPSTPTKDLSTALCNEVTIPAINRSPTSTDVEMTGIQDAEGATDLDFERYLQPTVSYSMSPVQSPATERFSLGVVDAEMESPVIQAEERPLDVLATPTALPGMVFSPQINQMSNNMLLFTPEQKERVRQSVCERDLISFTPPMYK